The Cinclus cinclus chromosome 3, bCinCin1.1, whole genome shotgun sequence genome has a window encoding:
- the EPAS1 gene encoding endothelial PAS domain-containing protein 1 encodes MSLTEGKTLDADCLAPSSAESSSERRKEKSRDAARCRRSKETEVFYELAHELPLPHNISSHLDKASIMRLAISFLRTHKLLSSVCADNENELEADQQMDNLYLKALEGFIAVVTQDGDMIFLSENVNKYMGLTQVELTGHSIFDFTHPCDHEEIRENLSLKNGPGFGKKSKEMSTERDFFMRMKCTVTNRGRTVNLKSATWKVLHCTGQVKVYNTCPPHTLCGYKEPLLTCLIIMCEPIQHPSNIDIPLDSKTFLSRHSMDMKFTYCDDRITELIGYHPEELLGRSAYEFYHALDSESMTKSHQNLCTKGQVVTGQYRMLAKHGGYVWLETQGTVIYNTRNLQPQCIVCVNYVLSEIEKNDVVFSMDQTESLFKPHLLTMNTAYDSGIPATDKSDFLFTKLKEEPEELAQLAPTPGDAIISLDFGTQKFEEAPAFTNAVLTPNKAWPVEVKSHPAQGETLTIPSFTMPQIAPGSSTPSASSNSSCSTPSSPGDYYSSVDEDLKIEVIEKLFAMDTESKSQCTSQTDFNELDLETLAPYIPMEGEDFQLSPICQEESPLSESAQNTQQSLSSMSTIFQPLAPTSQNQFLPEKYCPQLSNEKINSGHGSLSSVFFNNMSRSSLPPYHNQASTPLSSMGGRPNTQWPPDPPLEYVPAKWRLMDKYSGSLSSSPSGPPITSQRVPIYKKRPLDAFGQRGIDVNPARLALSNSLKLKRQLDYEEQALQQLSGGDPSVINPSHLMWKRMKFLKGENYSLVTEKKSLSTSVLTDEFFCNSRGLSQPMNQLQQQQQHLPTCDGPGENLKAGAFPPLFYSSHCQDYSAQPAHKASGMTSRLLGPSFEPYLLPELTRYDCEVNVPVLGSSTLLQGSALLRALDQAT; translated from the exons ATGTCTTTGACAGAAGGGAAGACCCTTGACGCTGACTGCCTGGCACCCTCATCAGCTGA GAGCAGTTCCGAACGGAGGAAGGAGAAATCAAGAGATGCAGCAAGATGCAGAAGAAGCAAAGAGACCGAGGTTTTCTATGAACTGGCACATGAGCTGCCCCTGCCTCACAACATCAGTTCCCACCTGGACAAGGCATCCATAATGCGCCTGGCAATCAGTTTCCTACGGACTCATAAGCTTTTGTCTTCAG tatgtGCTGACAATGAGAATGAACTAGAGGCAGACCAGCAGATGGACAACTTGTACCTGAAAGCTTTGGAGGGATTTATTGCCGTGGTGACACAGGATGGAGACATGATCTTTTTGTCAGAGAATGTCAACAAATACATGGGTCTTACCCAG GTGGAACTCACTGGACACAGCATTTTTGACTTCACTCATCCATGTGACCATGAAGAAATTAGAGAGAATCTGAGTCTGAAAAATG GGCCAggctttggaaagaaaagcaaagaaatgtcAACTGAGCGTGACTTCTTCATGAGGATGAAATGCACTGTTACCAACAGAGGCAGAACTGTTAACCTCAAGTCTGCCACATGGAAG GTTTTGCACTGCACTGGACAAGTTAAAGTGTATAACACTTGCCCTCCTCACACTCTGTGTGGGTATAAGGAGCCTCTTCTCACCTGCCTTATAATAATGTGCGAGCCTATTCAGCACCCTTCAAACATCGATATCCCCCTGGACAGCAAGACCTTCCTGAGTCGCCATAGCATGGACATGAAATTCACCTACTGTGATGACAG AATAACAGAGTTGATTGGATACCatccagaggagctgctgggtcGTTCAGCATATGAGTTCTACCATGCCTTAGACTCAGAGAGTATGACCAAGAGTCATCAGAACT TGTGCACAAAAGGTCAAGTAGTGACGGGCCAGTACCGGATGCTTGCCAAGCATGGGGGATACGTATGGCTGGAGACCCAAGGAACAGTGATTTACAATACCCGAAACCTGCAGCCCCAGTGCATCGTCTGCGTCAACTACGTGCTGAG TGAAATTGAGAAGAACGATGTTGTGTTCTCCATGGACCAAACAGAATCACTCTTCAAGCCTCACCTGCTGACAATGAACACTGCCTATGACAGCGGCATCCCTGCGACAGACAAGAGTGACTTCTTGTTTACTAAGCTAAAGGAAGAACCAGAGGAACTTGCTCAGCTGGCACCAACACCTGGTGATGCCATTATTTCCCTGGATTTTG GAACACAGAAGTTTGAGGAAGCCCCTGCCTTCACCAATGCTGTTTTGACACCGAACAAAGCATGGCCGGTGGAAGTGAAAAGCCACCCTGCTCAAGGTGAAACATTGACAATACCATCCTTTACGATGCCTCAGATTGCACCTGGCAGCAGTACTCCAAGTGCAAGCAGCAACAGTAGCTGTTCCACG cccagcagtcCAGGAGATTATTACAGTTCTGTGGATGAAGATCTTAAGATCGAGGTGATAGAAAAACTTTTTGCCATGGACACAGAATCAAAAAGTCAGTGCACCTCCCAG ACTGACTTTAATGAACTGGACCTTGAAACATTGGCTCCTTACATTCCTATGGAGGGAGAAGATTTCCAACTCAGCCCCATCTGCCAAGAAGAAAGTCCTCTCTCTGAAAGTGCACAAAATACCCAGCAGAGTCTAAGTAGCATGAGTACCATCTTCCAGCCTCTCGCTCCTACTTCACAGAATCAGTTCCTTCCAGAGAAATATTGCCCACAGCtatcaaatgaaaaaattaactCTGGTCATGGGTCCTTGTCATCAGTGTTTTTCAACAATATGAGTAGGTCATCACTGCCACCATACCATAACCAAGCCAGCACTCCCCTGTCTTCGATGGGAGGAAGACCAAATACCCAGTGGCCACCTGATCCCCCATTAGAATATGTTCCTGCAAAATGGAGACTCATGGATAAATACTCAGGATCCCTATCAAGTTCCCCCTCAGGCCCACCAATAACTTCTCAAAGGGTGCCCATATATAAAAAAAG gccCCTGGATGCTTTTGGACAACGAGGCATAGATGTAAACCCAGCAAGACTTGCTCTGTCTAACAGTTTGAAACTGAAGCGACAACTGGATTATGAAGAACAAGCCTTGCAACAGCTGAGTGGG GGAGATCCATCTGTCATTAACCCATCTCACTTAATGTGGAAGAGAATGAAATTTCTCAAGGGGGAAAACTATTCCTTGGTAACAGAAAAGAAGTCTCTCAGCACAAGTGTTCTTACCG ATGAGTTTTTCTGTAACTCGAGAGGTCTGAGCCAACCAATGAAtcaactgcagcagcagcagcagcatctacCCACCTGTGACGGTCCGGGTGAGAATTTGAAAGCAGGAGCATTTCCCCCTCTGTTTTACAGTTCCCATTGTCAGGACTACAGTGCCCAGCCAGCTCATAAAGCATCAG